A single window of Rhizobium sp. SL42 DNA harbors:
- a CDS encoding TonB-dependent siderophore receptor produces the protein MTYSLNQLRPHGHLLSSTILAGAMAIAFMPVAALAQDQTDGTTQLAPIVVNGASTDAASEDNNTVVPKRSSSALKTDTPLVETPRSVSVVTRKEMEQRAVTDMIQATRYSSGVTTGAFGYDPRFDQIYIRGIETTTAGDFRDGLRQPIMTYGSFATEVYTLDRIEVLKGPVSVMYGAASAAGIVNRISKLPLEEAHHEVELQYGTVGRKQAAFDFGGPINDELFYRMVGVAREGEGSYDIADDRYLLQPSFTWKPSDDTTFTVYGLAQKGETSASAWSYLEGDDVFLYTDPDFNSQKVEQYQLGYQLEHEFDNGLTFRQNARVGDVDLTAHYLNRVLVNTDGTWPTTSVTDDMRTYQIDNQLEGQFDTGSIAHTLLTGLDYTYVTSDFAMGSGSVAAGTPGSSVAIPALTTFSGSDLSQTGIYAQDQMEFGNWRAVGGLRYDWAHQESTDKVAGTTDVKDDGVLSGQLGLLYLFDNGIAPYVSYGTSFVPSTNLSVTGEVLDPTKGRQIEAGVKYQPDGESFSLNAAVYQLVETGKPQYAGYSSFYYYENSGENTYTGFELEGRNEFDNGISLVAAYTYAHAEITDNIDPTLIGNAPSTAPRHVASLWVNYAVPDDSVLAGLSVGAGIRATSDSFTSDANTGKNAGAAYFDAALSYDFGAKSPDLKGLSLSISATNLADRREEVCTDGYCYTGQSRTVLGSLKYKW, from the coding sequence ATGACATATTCTCTCAATCAGCTCCGTCCGCATGGTCATCTTCTGAGCTCCACCATACTGGCGGGTGCCATGGCTATTGCATTCATGCCGGTTGCGGCTCTTGCGCAGGACCAGACGGATGGCACAACGCAGCTTGCGCCGATCGTCGTCAATGGGGCGAGTACGGACGCTGCCAGCGAGGACAACAATACCGTCGTTCCCAAGCGCTCCTCGTCCGCACTGAAAACCGACACGCCGCTCGTCGAGACGCCGCGCTCGGTTTCCGTCGTCACCCGCAAGGAGATGGAACAGCGCGCGGTCACCGACATGATCCAGGCAACGCGCTACAGCTCCGGCGTGACCACCGGTGCGTTTGGCTACGATCCGCGTTTCGACCAGATCTATATCCGTGGCATCGAAACGACGACCGCCGGCGACTTCCGTGACGGTCTGCGCCAGCCGATCATGACCTATGGTTCGTTCGCGACCGAAGTCTACACGCTGGACAGGATCGAGGTGCTGAAGGGTCCGGTATCGGTGATGTACGGCGCGGCGAGCGCTGCCGGTATCGTCAACCGCATTTCCAAGTTGCCGCTGGAAGAAGCCCATCACGAGGTCGAGCTGCAATATGGCACCGTCGGCCGCAAGCAGGCCGCCTTCGACTTCGGCGGCCCGATCAATGACGAATTGTTCTACCGTATGGTCGGCGTCGCCCGAGAGGGCGAAGGAAGCTATGACATCGCCGACGATCGCTATCTCCTGCAGCCGTCGTTTACCTGGAAGCCGAGCGACGACACGACGTTCACCGTCTACGGCCTGGCGCAAAAGGGCGAGACCAGCGCGAGCGCCTGGAGCTATCTCGAGGGTGATGATGTCTTCCTCTATACCGATCCCGACTTCAACAGCCAGAAGGTCGAGCAATATCAACTCGGCTATCAGCTCGAACATGAGTTCGACAACGGTCTGACCTTCCGCCAGAACGCCCGCGTTGGCGATGTCGATCTCACGGCCCACTATCTCAACCGCGTTCTCGTCAATACCGACGGCACCTGGCCGACGACTTCGGTGACGGACGACATGCGCACCTACCAGATCGACAATCAGCTCGAAGGCCAGTTCGATACCGGCAGCATTGCCCACACGCTGTTGACGGGTCTCGACTATACCTATGTCACCTCCGATTTTGCCATGGGCAGCGGCAGCGTTGCTGCGGGCACGCCCGGCTCCAGCGTGGCGATCCCTGCGCTCACGACCTTTAGCGGCAGCGACCTCAGCCAGACCGGTATCTACGCCCAGGACCAGATGGAATTCGGTAACTGGCGCGCCGTTGGCGGTCTCCGTTATGACTGGGCACATCAGGAATCGACCGACAAGGTTGCCGGAACCACTGATGTGAAGGATGACGGTGTCCTTTCAGGCCAGTTGGGTCTGCTCTACCTCTTCGACAATGGTATCGCGCCCTATGTCAGCTACGGCACATCCTTCGTGCCGTCCACGAACCTGTCCGTTACCGGTGAGGTGCTTGACCCGACGAAGGGCCGGCAGATCGAGGCAGGCGTCAAGTATCAGCCGGACGGCGAGAGCTTCTCGTTGAACGCCGCCGTCTACCAGCTGGTGGAAACCGGCAAGCCGCAATATGCCGGCTATTCGAGCTTCTACTACTATGAGAATTCGGGCGAGAACACCTATACGGGCTTTGAACTCGAAGGGCGCAACGAATTCGACAATGGCATCAGCCTGGTCGCGGCATATACCTATGCGCATGCCGAAATCACCGACAATATCGATCCGACGCTGATCGGCAATGCGCCTTCCACGGCTCCGCGTCATGTCGCATCGCTGTGGGTGAACTATGCTGTTCCGGATGACTCCGTTCTGGCGGGCCTCAGCGTCGGTGCCGGCATCCGTGCCACGAGCGATTCCTTCACCAGCGACGCCAACACCGGCAAGAATGCCGGCGCCGCCTATTTCGATGCGGCGCTGTCCTATGACTTCGGCGCAAAGTCGCCGGACCTGAAAGGCCTCTCGCTCTCGATCAGCGCGACGAACCTAGCCGACAGGCGCGAAGAGGTCTGCACCGACGGGTATTGCTATACCGGCCAGAGCCGCACGGTTCTCGGCTCGCTGAAATACAAGTGGTAA
- a CDS encoding disulfide bond formation protein B, with protein sequence MRAVASLANSDMALAGVLTLGMALVVGSALGFEHIGGYVPCALCLMQRNPYYIGLGVGVAALASSALRLPPVVTRGLFLVIAVLMLVGMGLGIYHSGVEWKFWDGPASCSIGATGGATPTNVLEALNTTKAPSCTEATLRVLGLSFAGWNVLTSAALAAVAIWGVLRSKR encoded by the coding sequence ATGCGCGCTGTCGCTTCCCTCGCCAATTCCGACATGGCCCTCGCTGGCGTCCTCACTCTCGGCATGGCGCTCGTCGTCGGATCCGCTCTCGGATTTGAGCATATCGGCGGTTATGTGCCCTGCGCGCTCTGCCTGATGCAACGCAATCCCTATTATATCGGCCTGGGCGTCGGTGTTGCGGCACTTGCCTCGTCGGCGCTGCGCCTGCCGCCGGTCGTCACCCGCGGCCTTTTCCTTGTCATCGCCGTGCTGATGCTCGTCGGCATGGGCCTCGGCATCTACCATTCTGGCGTCGAGTGGAAATTCTGGGACGGCCCGGCCAGCTGCAGCATCGGCGCGACCGGTGGCGCAACTCCGACCAATGTCCTCGAAGCACTCAACACCACCAAGGCGCCGTCCTGCACCGAAGCGACGCTGCGCGTGCTCGGCCTGTCCTTTGCCGGCTGGAACGTCCTGACCAGTGCAGCACTTGCAGCCGTCGCCATCTGGGGCGTGCTGCGCAGCAAACGCTGA
- a CDS encoding HNH endonuclease produces MTIAVSPQALPALVLNADYRPLSYYPLSLWSWQDAIKAVFLDRVNIIAEYDQSVCSPSFSMRLPSVVSLKTYVQPTRNPAFTRFNVFLRDKFECQYCGSEDDLTFDHVIPRAHGGETTWENVVAACSPCNLRKGSKLPKQASMFPFQRPYRPTVQDLHNNGRRFPPNYLHDSWVDYLYWDSELQP; encoded by the coding sequence TTGACGATTGCAGTTTCGCCCCAGGCCCTGCCGGCGCTCGTTCTGAACGCCGACTACCGGCCACTGAGTTACTATCCCTTGTCGCTATGGTCCTGGCAGGACGCGATCAAGGCGGTCTTTCTTGACCGTGTGAACATCATCGCCGAATACGATCAATCGGTCTGTTCGCCGAGCTTCTCCATGCGGCTTCCAAGCGTGGTCAGCCTCAAAACCTATGTTCAGCCGACGCGCAATCCGGCCTTCACCCGCTTCAACGTGTTCCTGCGCGACAAGTTCGAATGCCAGTATTGCGGCTCGGAAGACGACCTGACCTTCGACCATGTCATTCCGCGCGCGCATGGCGGCGAAACGACCTGGGAAAATGTCGTGGCGGCCTGCTCGCCCTGCAATCTGCGCAAGGGATCGAAGCTGCCGAAGCAGGCCAGCATGTTCCCGTTCCAGAGGCCCTACCGGCCGACGGTGCAGGACCTGCATAACAACGGCCGGCGCTTCCCGCCGAATTACCTGCATGACAGCTGGGTCGACTATCTCTACTGGGATTCCGAACTGCAGCCGTGA
- a CDS encoding DNA-3-methyladenine glycosylase family protein: MIIRNGADLAFGLEALIAAHPGLRPIADGCGELPLRLSDADFSGLASIIVSQVVSRASADAIWRRMTIALGARPTAASYLGLDAADIAAFGLSRAKAETLRTVANAETEGGLVLAEIATLPAPEAVRRLTALKGVGPWTAEVYLMFCGGHADIFPAGDVALRIAVGDVLFGGRRPEIAEVKAVAEAWSPWRSVAARLFWAHYAGITGRVAVPR; encoded by the coding sequence GTGATCATCCGTAACGGGGCGGATCTGGCCTTCGGACTTGAGGCTCTGATTGCAGCCCATCCCGGCCTTCGGCCGATTGCCGATGGCTGCGGCGAATTGCCGCTGCGGCTGTCGGATGCCGATTTTTCCGGGCTGGCGTCAATCATCGTCTCCCAGGTTGTGTCGCGGGCGAGCGCCGATGCGATCTGGCGGCGGATGACCATCGCGCTCGGCGCGCGACCGACCGCCGCCAGCTACCTCGGCCTCGATGCCGCCGACATCGCCGCTTTCGGGCTTTCGCGCGCCAAGGCCGAGACGCTGCGGACGGTGGCGAATGCGGAGACGGAAGGCGGGCTCGTGTTGGCCGAGATCGCGACACTGCCGGCGCCGGAGGCCGTGCGCAGGTTGACCGCGCTGAAGGGCGTCGGCCCCTGGACCGCGGAGGTCTACCTGATGTTTTGCGGCGGCCATGCCGATATTTTCCCCGCCGGCGACGTGGCGCTCAGGATCGCTGTCGGCGATGTTCTGTTTGGCGGAAGACGACCGGAGATTGCCGAGGTCAAGGCGGTAGCCGAGGCCTGGTCGCCGTGGCGTTCCGTGGCGGCCCGGCTGTTCTGGGCCCATTATGCAGGGATCACCGGACGGGTGGCAGTGCCGCGCTGA
- the gluQRS gene encoding tRNA glutamyl-Q(34) synthetase GluQRS: protein MIPIICQEPILRFAPSPNGRLHLGHALSAMTNADMAKAMHGRLLLRMEDIDVLRCTPDFERSILEDLHWLAIDWQQPVRRQSEHFAFYRAALDELIARELVYPAFLTRGEVKAKVAAVEDRGEIWRRDPDGAPLYPTEERHLDPSTRQQRIAAADRYAWRLNMDKALAEIRSAQAGALCWSETGDGEKGQIVADPAAWGDVVLWRSDAPSSYHLSVTLDDAAQGITHVVRGLDLYHATSVHRLLQALLGLPAPTYHHHRLLLGPDGRKLSKSNGDTALSTLREGGAISADIRRLVGL, encoded by the coding sequence ATGATCCCGATTATCTGCCAAGAGCCGATCCTGCGTTTTGCCCCAAGCCCCAATGGCCGGCTGCATCTCGGCCACGCGCTGTCGGCCATGACCAATGCCGATATGGCCAAGGCGATGCACGGCCGGCTGCTGTTGCGCATGGAGGACATCGACGTCCTGCGCTGCACCCCGGACTTCGAACGGTCGATCCTGGAGGATCTGCACTGGCTCGCCATCGACTGGCAACAGCCGGTCCGGCGCCAGTCGGAGCATTTCGCCTTTTACCGCGCCGCCCTCGACGAGCTGATTGCGCGCGAACTCGTCTATCCCGCCTTTTTGACCCGCGGCGAGGTCAAGGCGAAGGTTGCAGCAGTCGAGGACCGTGGCGAGATCTGGCGCCGCGATCCCGACGGTGCGCCGCTCTATCCGACGGAGGAACGGCATCTCGACCCGTCGACCCGTCAGCAAAGGATTGCCGCCGCCGACCGCTATGCCTGGCGACTGAACATGGACAAGGCGCTGGCAGAAATCCGCAGCGCGCAGGCCGGCGCGCTTTGCTGGAGCGAGACAGGCGATGGCGAGAAAGGCCAGATTGTCGCCGATCCGGCCGCCTGGGGCGATGTCGTCCTGTGGCGCTCCGACGCGCCGTCGAGTTACCACCTTTCGGTCACCCTCGACGACGCTGCGCAAGGCATTACCCATGTGGTGCGCGGACTGGATCTTTATCACGCAACCTCCGTGCACCGACTGTTGCAGGCGCTGCTCGGGCTGCCGGCCCCCACTTACCATCATCACCGGCTCTTGCTCGGCCCGGACGGTCGGAAACTGTCGAAGAGCAATGGCGATACAGCACTTTCGACGCTTCGCGAGGGCGGCGCGATCTCAGCCGATATCCGCCGCCTCGTCGGCCTCTGA
- a CDS encoding YihY/virulence factor BrkB family protein → MPAFFRMLYKVSYDALYHFSEDDGWAMASHVALSALLAVFPFLIFGTALAGFLGANMFAETAVHIIFDTWPETIAKPLSDQVVEVLTIPRGGLLTVSVLAAAYFASNGVEALRVSLNRAYRVPETRPWYITRLVSFGFVLGAVVVLAAISALLVAVPVALAFAETWFPLLKEFLLTVANWRVYGTIGLLVIGLMVFHLGLPAGHRRFFDVLPGVLLTLVLWLVGALVFASYLASFANYAATYAGLASVMIVLVFLYMVGAIFIIGAEFNAALLKYRVVPSRRRKPPRSEADEAADIG, encoded by the coding sequence ATGCCGGCTTTCTTCCGCATGCTCTACAAGGTCAGCTACGATGCCCTCTACCATTTTTCAGAGGACGACGGCTGGGCCATGGCGAGCCATGTTGCGCTGTCGGCGCTGCTTGCGGTGTTTCCCTTCCTGATCTTCGGCACGGCACTGGCCGGCTTTCTCGGCGCGAACATGTTCGCCGAGACTGCGGTACACATCATATTCGACACCTGGCCGGAAACCATCGCCAAGCCGCTGTCGGATCAGGTGGTGGAAGTGCTGACCATTCCGCGCGGCGGCCTGCTGACGGTCTCGGTGCTGGCGGCCGCCTATTTCGCGTCCAACGGCGTCGAGGCGCTGCGGGTGTCGCTGAACCGCGCCTACCGTGTTCCGGAGACGCGGCCCTGGTACATCACGCGCCTGGTTTCCTTCGGTTTCGTGCTGGGCGCGGTCGTGGTGCTTGCCGCGATCAGCGCGCTGCTGGTCGCCGTGCCCGTCGCGCTCGCCTTTGCCGAGACCTGGTTTCCCCTGCTCAAGGAATTCCTGCTCACCGTTGCCAACTGGCGCGTCTATGGCACGATCGGCCTGCTGGTCATCGGTCTGATGGTGTTTCACCTCGGCCTGCCGGCCGGGCACCGGCGCTTCTTCGACGTGCTGCCCGGGGTGCTGTTGACGCTGGTGCTCTGGCTGGTCGGGGCGCTGGTCTTTGCCTCGTATCTCGCCAGCTTCGCCAACTATGCGGCGACCTACGCGGGCCTGGCCTCGGTGATGATCGTGCTGGTCTTTCTCTACATGGTCGGGGCGATCTTCATCATCGGCGCCGAATTCAACGCGGCGCTGCTGAAGTACCGCGTCGTGCCGTCCAGGCGCCGCAAGCCGCCGCGCTCAGAGGCCGACGAGGCGGCGGATATCGGCTGA
- a CDS encoding SDR family oxidoreductase, with product MPSIIVTGCSSGIGAYCAEALKRDGWRVFATVRKPDQMQALEDRGIEAFVMDYTDTDSIARLVDTVTERTGGRIDALFNNGAYGQPGAVEDLSTDVLRRQFETNVFGWHELTRRVIPLMRQHRQGRIVQCSSILGLLPYRWRGAYTASKYALEGLSLTLRMELEGSGIQVSLIEPGPIESRFTANALEKIRENIDLENSVHAADYRAQLARLDGSGPVNRHKLGPDAVYKVLQHALTAPRARPHYVVTRPAKQGALLKRLLPADLFYRLMRSLD from the coding sequence TTGCCCAGCATCATCGTCACCGGCTGCTCGTCCGGCATCGGCGCCTACTGCGCAGAAGCCCTCAAACGCGACGGCTGGCGGGTTTTCGCCACGGTCCGCAAGCCGGACCAGATGCAAGCCCTCGAAGACAGAGGTATCGAGGCCTTTGTCATGGACTATACCGACACCGACAGCATCGCAAGGCTGGTCGACACCGTCACCGAGCGCACCGGGGGCAGGATCGACGCGCTGTTCAACAACGGCGCCTATGGCCAGCCGGGCGCCGTCGAGGACCTCTCCACGGACGTACTGCGCCGGCAGTTCGAGACCAATGTCTTCGGCTGGCACGAACTGACGCGCCGGGTCATCCCGCTGATGCGCCAGCATCGCCAGGGCCGCATCGTCCAGTGCTCGTCGATCCTTGGGCTGCTGCCCTATCGCTGGCGCGGCGCCTATACGGCGTCGAAATATGCGCTGGAAGGGCTCAGCCTGACGCTGCGCATGGAGCTCGAAGGCAGCGGCATCCAGGTCAGCCTGATCGAGCCCGGCCCGATCGAGAGTCGCTTCACCGCCAACGCGCTCGAAAAGATCCGCGAAAACATCGACCTCGAAAACTCGGTGCATGCCGCAGACTACAGGGCGCAACTGGCGCGGCTCGACGGCAGCGGTCCGGTCAACCGCCACAAGCTTGGACCGGACGCCGTCTACAAAGTCCTGCAACATGCCTTGACCGCGCCCCGCGCACGCCCACATTACGTCGTGACACGACCGGCGAAACAGGGCGCGCTGCTCAAGCGCCTGCTGCCGGCAGACCTCTTCTACAGATTGATGCGATCGCTGGACTGA
- a CDS encoding twin transmembrane helix small protein — translation MSAFLTTLTLIVMGLVVIVLMRGLFTMLKGGSGNTSNKLMQARIVLQAIAIALIMLTLWVTGGGR, via the coding sequence ATGTCAGCCTTCCTTACTACGCTTACCCTGATCGTCATGGGCCTCGTCGTGATCGTCCTGATGCGCGGCCTTTTCACCATGCTCAAGGGTGGCAGCGGCAATACCTCGAACAAGCTGATGCAGGCCCGCATCGTGTTGCAGGCGATCGCCATTGCGCTGATCATGCTGACGTTGTGGGTCACAGGCGGCGGACGCTGA
- a CDS encoding cob(I)yrinic acid a,c-diamide adenosyltransferase codes for MVKLNKIYTRTGDDGTTALVSGPRRLKHDLRVEAYGTIDETNSAIGIARLHTVDLPELDAMLMRIQNDLFDLGADLAAPDTGEVLSYEPLRMIQPQVDRIEQEIDAVNARLDPLKSFILPGGTPAAAHLHLARTIARRAERIMVDLSRIEGEEVGGPALKYINRLSDFLFVAARHANNDGQADVLWVPGKNR; via the coding sequence ATGGTCAAGCTCAACAAGATCTACACCCGCACCGGCGATGACGGCACCACGGCCCTGGTGTCCGGTCCACGCCGCCTGAAACACGACCTGCGCGTCGAGGCCTATGGCACGATCGACGAGACCAATTCTGCCATCGGCATCGCCCGCCTGCACACGGTCGATCTGCCCGAACTCGACGCGATGCTCATGCGCATCCAGAACGACCTGTTCGATCTTGGCGCCGATCTTGCCGCTCCCGACACCGGCGAAGTGCTGAGTTACGAGCCGCTGCGGATGATCCAGCCCCAGGTCGATCGCATCGAGCAGGAAATCGACGCGGTCAATGCGCGCCTCGATCCGCTGAAATCATTCATCCTGCCCGGCGGCACGCCCGCTGCCGCCCACCTGCATCTTGCCCGCACCATCGCACGCCGCGCCGAGCGCATCATGGTCGATCTGTCGCGCATCGAGGGCGAAGAGGTCGGTGGCCCGGCATTGAAATACATCAACCGGCTGTCCGACTTCCTCTTCGTCGCCGCCCGCCATGCCAACAACGACGGCCAGGCTGATGTGCTGTGGGTGCCGGGGAAGAACCGGTAA
- a CDS encoding rhomboid family intramembrane serine protease — MFIPLHDRNALKHIKRQYVTLGLIAANVAIHVLTLMMPEKLLEMCIYGLGFIAAVVFDFADLDPSLVLVPEDSTYVTYAFLHASWLHFGSNMLFLWVFGDNVEDALGHWRFLLFYLVCAAAGALVHGLLAPTSQAPLIGASGAVSGVVAAYLMLHPKVRVWVLVLMRFPLPLPAFIPLALWIGQQFFMLLFNADSNVSFGAHVGGIIAGALLVLVLRRPGVPLFDRTIVTPRAVEHLEIPAAATVDPTATRAPASPSARTTPRTTHWGR, encoded by the coding sequence ATGTTTATTCCATTGCATGACCGCAACGCGCTCAAGCACATCAAACGGCAATATGTGACGCTGGGGCTGATCGCGGCCAATGTGGCGATCCATGTTTTGACCCTTATGATGCCGGAAAAACTGCTGGAAATGTGCATTTACGGCCTGGGTTTCATTGCGGCCGTCGTCTTCGACTTCGCCGATCTCGATCCCTCGCTGGTGCTGGTACCGGAAGACAGCACCTATGTGACCTACGCCTTCCTGCACGCAAGCTGGCTGCATTTCGGCTCCAACATGCTGTTTCTCTGGGTGTTTGGCGACAATGTAGAGGATGCACTCGGGCATTGGCGGTTTCTGTTGTTCTATCTCGTTTGCGCCGCAGCCGGTGCGCTGGTGCACGGACTGCTTGCCCCGACCTCTCAGGCGCCGCTGATCGGCGCGTCCGGGGCCGTGTCCGGCGTGGTCGCGGCCTATCTGATGCTGCATCCGAAGGTGCGCGTCTGGGTGCTGGTGCTGATGCGGTTCCCGCTGCCATTGCCCGCCTTCATTCCGCTGGCGTTGTGGATCGGCCAGCAATTTTTCATGCTGCTGTTCAACGCCGACAGCAATGTCTCCTTTGGCGCCCATGTTGGCGGCATCATCGCCGGCGCCCTGCTGGTGCTCGTCTTGCGCCGCCCGGGCGTGCCATTGTTCGATCGTACCATCGTCACGCCACGCGCGGTCGAGCACCTGGAAATCCCTGCGGCCGCAACCGTTGACCCGACGGCGACACGGGCGCCCGCGTCGCCCTCGGCCAGGACCACCCCCAGAACCACCCACTGGGGACGATGA
- a CDS encoding electron transfer flavoprotein subunit beta/FixA family protein, protein MKILVTVKRVVDYNVKIRVKPDGTGVELANVKMSMNPFDEISVEEALRLKEAGKAEEVVVVSIGPAKAEETLRTALAMGADRAILVETDDAVEPLAVAKILKGVVEAEQPGLVITGKQAIDDDSNQTGQMLSALLGWSQATFASKLDLGADKATVTREVDGGLQTIDVKLPAIVTTDLRLNEPRYASLPNIMKAKKKPLDKKSPADFGVDTTARLKVLKTEEPSGRKAGVKVKSVAELVDKLKNEAGVL, encoded by the coding sequence ATGAAAATCCTAGTGACCGTAAAGCGGGTTGTTGACTACAACGTGAAGATCCGGGTGAAGCCGGATGGCACCGGCGTCGAGCTGGCCAACGTCAAGATGTCGATGAACCCGTTCGACGAAATCTCCGTCGAGGAAGCACTGCGCCTGAAGGAAGCCGGCAAGGCCGAGGAAGTGGTCGTCGTGTCGATCGGCCCGGCCAAGGCGGAAGAAACGCTGCGCACGGCGCTGGCCATGGGCGCCGACCGCGCCATCCTGGTCGAGACCGATGATGCCGTCGAGCCGCTCGCCGTCGCCAAGATCCTCAAGGGCGTCGTCGAAGCCGAACAGCCGGGCCTGGTGATCACCGGCAAGCAGGCAATCGACGATGACAGCAACCAGACCGGCCAGATGCTGTCGGCCCTGCTCGGCTGGAGCCAGGCGACCTTCGCCTCGAAGCTCGACCTCGGCGCCGACAAGGCGACCGTGACCCGCGAAGTCGATGGCGGCCTGCAGACCATCGACGTCAAGCTGCCGGCGATCGTCACCACCGACCTTCGCCTCAACGAGCCGCGCTACGCGTCGCTGCCGAACATCATGAAGGCGAAGAAGAAGCCGCTCGACAAGAAGTCGCCGGCCGATTTCGGCGTCGACACGACGGCCCGCCTGAAGGTGCTGAAGACCGAGGAACCGTCGGGCCGCAAGGCCGGCGTCAAGGTCAAGAGCGTCGCCGAACTGGTCGACAAGCTCAAGAACGAAGCCGGCGTGCTGTAA
- a CDS encoding electron transfer flavoprotein subunit alpha/FixB family protein yields MAILLLAEHDNATLSDQTAKALTAATKIGGDVHVLVAGAGSKAAADAAAKLSGVTKVLLADDASLANNLAEPLAALIVSLAGSYDTIIAPATSVGKNVLPRVAAQLDVMQVSEIIEVVSADTYKRPIYAGNAIQTVQSTDAKRVITVRTASFAAAAEGGSAAVETIAAVANPALSTHVSDALSSSDRPELTSAKIIISGGRALGSSEKFQQVILPVADKLGAAVGASRAAVDAGYAPNDWQVGQTGKVVAPQLYIACGISGAIQHLAGMKDSKVIVAINKDEEAPIFQVADYGLVADLFEALPELEKAL; encoded by the coding sequence ATGGCCATTCTTCTTCTGGCAGAACATGACAACGCAACGCTGTCCGACCAGACCGCCAAGGCACTGACCGCCGCCACCAAGATCGGCGGCGACGTGCACGTGCTGGTCGCGGGCGCCGGCTCCAAGGCAGCCGCCGATGCGGCCGCCAAGCTGTCGGGCGTCACCAAGGTCCTGCTCGCCGACGATGCAAGCCTTGCCAACAACCTCGCGGAACCACTGGCAGCCCTCATCGTCTCGCTTGCCGGCAGCTATGACACGATCATCGCGCCGGCCACGTCGGTCGGCAAGAACGTCCTGCCGCGCGTGGCGGCCCAGCTCGACGTGATGCAGGTCTCGGAAATTATCGAAGTGGTGTCCGCCGATACATACAAGCGTCCGATCTATGCCGGCAACGCCATCCAGACCGTGCAGTCGACCGACGCGAAACGCGTGATCACGGTGCGGACCGCCTCGTTTGCCGCCGCTGCCGAAGGCGGGTCCGCGGCCGTGGAGACGATCGCAGCCGTTGCCAACCCGGCCCTGTCGACACACGTCTCGGACGCGCTGTCTTCTTCGGACCGTCCGGAACTGACCTCGGCGAAGATCATCATCTCCGGTGGTCGCGCACTGGGTTCGTCGGAAAAATTCCAGCAGGTCATCCTGCCGGTGGCCGACAAGCTCGGCGCCGCCGTCGGCGCATCGCGCGCCGCGGTCGATGCCGGCTATGCCCCGAACGACTGGCAGGTCGGCCAGACCGGCAAGGTGGTCGCCCCGCAGCTCTACATCGCCTGCGGCATTTCGGGTGCCATCCAGCATCTTGCCGGCATGAAGGATTCGAAGGTCATCGTTGCGATCAACAAGGACGAGGAAGCGCCGATCTTCCAGGTGGCCGACTACGGCCTCGTCGCCGATCTCTTCGAAGCCCTGCCGGAGCTTGAAAAGGCGCTTTGA